The following are from one region of the Littorina saxatilis isolate snail1 linkage group LG4, US_GU_Lsax_2.0, whole genome shotgun sequence genome:
- the LOC138965190 gene encoding 5' exonuclease Apollo-like: MNGSIIPGTSIAVDFWPADKHPGIRFFFLTHLHGDHVVGLTSKWRRPIYCSPLTARLLEQRYDVDRSLLRSLEEDQTHMVGYCQSSCVQSHGEGNASGVNGQSSLYFNKGQSTREVDGQIKLNKNELQKCESMAVTVINANHCPGAVMFVFEGSFGKIVHTGDFRFQPEMVKEGSLLSKHTGTIDRLYLDNTYCDPKCVFPTRAEALEEIVQICKTHSNHDIVLGVRNLGKEDLLAAIALALGEWINVSPNTLSIASSLNFPKVFSTGKPDVRVRAVPFHQVSGDFVKRLNKEKPTIVILPTALYQGIGGKPYANQPEVFVVPYSDHSSFPELVQFVSKLKPARVVPIVRGKVRGPFGVDVSSRQNMSCFQQYLSKSQNKCFADTQFSDLKSQKGSLQTTGEDDCLFAGTNGFENLFPDLQKPLKRRQPQKNKPRKALCPKGVIYLSDDEAEREKQTVSPRKFGKLSDDRCLAEQESVIVSTTVQAEQADLSEKQKVENQGSGVSLSVEEDMVNAIHIDNIAISASDNSLRPKGGILIHTQEKNKVSEPTEEESRLADKTGVVNTCYTTTGQDCSLSLFRASRKLSGAQRRARLINTYNAVFGEPTEDKAGKVNLSEYFC; the protein is encoded by the coding sequence ATGAACGGCAGCATTATTCCAGGCACCTCCATTGCTGTGGATTTCTGGCCGGCAGACAAGCACCCTGGCATCCGATTCTTCTTCTTGACTCATCTCCATGGCGACCACGTGGTGGGTCTGACTTCAAAATGGCGACGTCCCATTTACTGTTCTCCACTAACAGCGCGCCTTCTGGAACAGCGCTACGATGTTGACCGTTCTCTTTTGCGGTCTTTGGAGGAAGACCAGACGCACATGGTCGGCTATTGTCAGAGCAGCTGTGTTCAAAGTCACGGAGAAGGTAACGCTTCGGGTGTGAATGGGCAGTCTAGTCTATACTTTAATAAAGGGCAGTCCACTCGTGAGGTTGATGGACAgataaaattaaacaaaaatgaGCTGCAAAAATGTGAGTCTATGGCAGTGACAGTGATTAATGCTAACCACTGTCCTGGAGCGGTGATGTTTGTCTTTGAGGGATCCTTTGGTAAGATTGTGCACACTGGAGACTTCCGATTCCAACCGGAAATGGTGAAGGAGGGTTCGCTGCTGTCCAAACACACAGGTACCATAGACCGACTGTACCTGGACAATACCTACTGCGATCCCAAGTGTGTGTTTCCAACAAGGGCGGAAGCTTTGGAGGAGATTGTTCAGATCTGTAAGACCCACAGCAACCACGACATTGTGCTAGGTGTCAGAAACCTTGGCAAAGAAGACTTGTTGGCTGCCATAGCCCTTGCTCTGGGCGAGTGGATCAACGTCTCGCCAAACACGCTGTCTATCGCATCATCGCTCAATTTTCCAAAAGTGTTTTCAACAGGAAAGCCAGATGTACGAGTGAGGGCGGTGCCGTTTCACCAAGTATCCGGCGACTTCGTCAAACGTCTCAACAAGGAGAAACCCACCATCGTCATTCTGCCCACAGCGCTGTATCAGGGTATCGGCGGCAAGCCGTATGCCAACCAGCCGGAGGTGTTTGTTGTGCCGTACTCCGACCACAGCTCGTTTCCCGAACTGGTGCAGTTTGTGTCCAAGCTGAAGCCTGCGCGTGTGGTGCCCATTGTGCGTGGTAAGGTGAGAGGCCCGTTCGGTGTAGACGTCTCCAGTAGACAAAACATGAGTTGCTTCCAGCAGTATCTAAGCAAATCTCAAAACAAATGCTTTGCAGATACACAGTTTTCTGATCTGAAATCACAAAAAGGCAGCCTGCAGACAACCGGGGAGGATGACTGTTTGTTTGCAGGCACAAATGGGTTTGAAAATCTCTTCCCAGACCTTCAGAAACCTTTGAAAAGAAGGCAGCCACAGAAGAACAAACCCAGGAAGGCTCTGTGTCCAAAAGGAGTGATCTATCTGTCTGACGACGAAGCTGAAAGAGAAAAGCAAACTGTCTCTCCGAGAAAATTCGGGAAACTTAGTGATGACCGTTGTTTAGCAGAGCAGGAAAGTGTCATTGTGTCGACCACAGTCCAAGCTGAACAAGCGGATTTGAGTGAAAAGCAGAAAGTAGAAAACCAGGGCAGTGGTGTCTCACTCTCAGTTGAAGAAGACATGGTCAATGCCATTCATATCGACAATATTGCCATTAGTGCTTCAGACAATTCCCTCAGACCCAAAGGAGGCATACTGATCCACACACAAGAAAAGAACAAAGTTTCAGAACCTACAGAAGAAGAATCTCGACTGGCTGACAAGACTGGTGTTGTGAACACGTGCTATACTACCACAGGGCAAGACTGTTCCCTGTCTTTGTTCAGGGCCAGCAGAAAGCTTAGCGGTGCACAGCGCAGAGCCAGGCTTATCAACACATACAATGCTGTCTTTGGTGAACCAACAGAGGATAAGGCCGGCAAGGTTAATTTGTCAGAGTATTTTtgctga